The following are encoded in a window of Sinorhizobium sojae CCBAU 05684 genomic DNA:
- a CDS encoding exodeoxyribonuclease III has protein sequence MALSIATWNINSVRLRMPLVARFLEQWQPDILCLQETKCPNEQFPSAPLRRLGYNYIEIHGQKGYHGVATISRLPLHELTDRRDYCGVGDARHLSVLFEAGGKKIRLHNFYVPAGGDEPDRAINPKFGHKLDFVDEMKLLHAEAEEGISSVLVGDLNIAPLEHDVWSHKQLLKIVSHTPIETDGLAAVMAGGAWVDLMRQHTPPPERLYTWWSYRAKDWAAADRGRRLDHIWSSADLARQLARVDILREARGWDRPSDHVPVIAHFDF, from the coding sequence ATGGCCCTTTCCATCGCCACGTGGAACATCAACTCCGTTCGGCTGCGAATGCCGCTCGTGGCCCGTTTCCTGGAGCAGTGGCAGCCGGACATCCTCTGTCTGCAGGAAACCAAGTGCCCGAACGAGCAATTTCCTTCGGCCCCGCTCAGGAGACTCGGCTACAACTATATCGAGATACATGGGCAGAAGGGCTATCACGGCGTCGCCACCATTTCCCGCTTGCCGCTGCATGAGCTGACCGACCGCCGCGACTATTGCGGCGTCGGCGACGCGCGTCATCTCTCTGTCCTCTTCGAGGCTGGCGGCAAGAAGATCCGACTGCACAACTTCTATGTGCCGGCAGGCGGCGACGAACCGGACCGGGCAATCAATCCCAAGTTCGGCCATAAACTGGATTTCGTCGACGAAATGAAGCTTCTGCATGCGGAGGCCGAAGAGGGCATTTCGTCGGTCCTCGTCGGCGATCTCAATATTGCGCCACTCGAGCACGACGTCTGGTCGCACAAGCAGCTCCTGAAGATCGTCAGCCACACTCCGATCGAGACCGACGGCCTGGCCGCGGTGATGGCGGGCGGCGCCTGGGTCGACCTGATGCGACAGCACACGCCGCCGCCGGAGAGGCTTTACACCTGGTGGAGCTATCGGGCGAAGGACTGGGCCGCGGCCGACCGCGGGCGAAGGCTCGATCACATCTGGTCGTCCGCCGACCTGGCGCGCCAGCTCGCCCGCGTAGACATCCTGCGGGAAGCCCGCGGCTGGGACCGTCCGTCCGACCACGTCCCGGTGATCGCACATTTCGATTTTTGA
- a CDS encoding outer membrane lipoprotein carrier protein LolA: protein MTETKTVEDGNLAISRRVFVCGLAAFAGTAGTLLNASHASAQASGVAQKIADHFSSVKTMAGEFVQFGPRGEQTGGKFFIRRPGRIRFNYEAPSPMRVIADGKSVVIGNMKLKTWDIYPLSKTPLNLLLSERIDLSSRMVRAVREESDLITIVLGDRSVFGDSTITMMFDPRTYDLRQWTITDAQRKDTSVMIFNVRTGLQLDDKVFRIPYDEVRNKGGG, encoded by the coding sequence ATGACAGAGACAAAAACCGTCGAAGACGGAAATCTGGCGATCTCGCGGCGCGTCTTCGTTTGCGGCCTGGCGGCTTTCGCCGGAACGGCCGGCACGTTGCTCAATGCGTCGCACGCCTCGGCGCAGGCGTCCGGCGTCGCCCAGAAGATCGCCGATCACTTCTCGTCGGTGAAGACCATGGCGGGCGAGTTCGTGCAGTTCGGACCGCGCGGCGAACAGACCGGCGGGAAATTCTTTATCCGCCGCCCGGGGCGTATCCGCTTCAATTATGAGGCTCCCTCGCCGATGCGGGTGATCGCCGATGGCAAGTCGGTCGTCATCGGCAACATGAAGCTTAAGACCTGGGATATCTATCCGCTGTCAAAGACGCCGCTGAACCTCTTGCTCAGCGAGAGGATAGATCTCAGCAGCCGGATGGTGCGCGCCGTCCGCGAAGAGTCCGACCTCATCACCATCGTGCTGGGCGACCGTTCGGTCTTCGGCGATTCGACGATCACGATGATGTTCGACCCCAGGACCTATGATCTGCGGCAATGGACGATCACCGACGCGCAGAGGAAGGACACGTCCGTGATGATCTTCAATGTCAGAACCGGGCTGCAGCTGGACGACAAGGTCTTCCGCATTCCCTATGACGAGGTGCGTAACAAGGGCGGCGGCTAG
- a CDS encoding FtsK/SpoIIIE family DNA translocase, giving the protein MSRSSTATLDSRSNRFVLSTFLWRQVASLAGFALFTALALAVAALSTWNVSDPSFSYATSAEPTNLLGYGGAAFADIFMQFFGLASVVALLPVVAWALVLIGNKRFDKVLKRLGFWFLGSVLASAALSCVPAPVTWPLPNGLGGVFGDMILRFPALFTGSFPTGTFATVLACLFFAPAAGALVYSAGLIGASEEDEEEPAPEPAASKARTIRDELEDEDDEGPLTLLMGSLAHMRFTAQARLRRALGMSASRSAKRPDDPYDFNNDEFGTLNEPVRPKAVAAADRIEPSLDRAERRIVRPPSIVIDDDDPPFDIDERPAGILPDDEDDDVAADWAPKAAPPKSMIAKAGSRVVAPAPRPKSGQRVEREAQRSFVDEDDFALPPIHFLAEPKNVARDASLSADALEQNARMLEGVLEDFGVKGEIIHVRPGPVVTLYELEPAPGIKSSRVIGLADDIARSMSAIAARVAVVPGRNAIGIELPNQRREMVYLREMIGSRDFETTKTKLAMALGKTIGGEPVIADLAKMPHLLVAGTTGSGKSVAINTMILSLLYRLTPEQCRLIMIDPKMLELSVYDGIPHLLSPVVTDPKKAVVALKWTVREMEERYKKMSKIGVRNIDGFNSRVEQALAKGEAITRTVQTGFDRQTGEAIYETEEFDLSPMPYIVVIIDEMADLMMVAGKDIEGAVQRLAQMARAAGIHVIMATQRPSVDVITGTIKANFPTRISFQVTSKIDSRTILGEQGAEQLLGQGDMLYMAGGGRIQRVHGPFVSDTEVEEVVAYLKTQGTPQYLDAITEDDEEDGEGPAGTSNLADSEDPYDQAVAIVLRDGKASTSYVQRRLGIGYNRAASLIERMEQEGIIGPANHAGKREILVPTEAEISGR; this is encoded by the coding sequence ATGAGCAGAAGCAGTACCGCAACGCTTGACAGCCGTTCCAACCGGTTTGTGCTGAGCACCTTCCTGTGGCGCCAGGTGGCGTCGCTGGCGGGTTTTGCACTTTTCACTGCGCTGGCGCTCGCGGTTGCCGCACTCTCGACCTGGAATGTTTCCGATCCGAGCTTTTCCTATGCCACCTCTGCGGAGCCGACCAACCTGCTTGGCTATGGCGGCGCGGCTTTCGCGGATATCTTCATGCAGTTCTTCGGCCTGGCCAGCGTCGTGGCGCTGCTGCCGGTCGTGGCCTGGGCTCTCGTCCTGATCGGCAACAAGCGCTTCGACAAGGTGCTGAAGCGGCTCGGATTCTGGTTTCTCGGATCGGTGCTGGCGAGCGCGGCACTGAGCTGCGTGCCCGCGCCCGTCACCTGGCCCTTGCCGAACGGCCTCGGCGGCGTGTTCGGCGATATGATCCTGCGCTTTCCGGCGCTTTTCACAGGTTCCTTCCCGACCGGCACCTTCGCGACGGTGCTCGCCTGCCTCTTTTTCGCGCCGGCCGCCGGGGCGCTCGTCTACAGCGCCGGTCTCATCGGCGCCAGCGAGGAGGACGAGGAGGAGCCGGCACCGGAGCCGGCTGCGAGCAAGGCGCGCACCATCCGGGACGAACTCGAGGACGAGGACGACGAAGGTCCGCTGACCCTCCTGATGGGATCGCTCGCCCATATGCGCTTCACCGCGCAGGCCCGTCTCCGTCGGGCTCTCGGCATGAGTGCTTCCCGTTCCGCCAAACGGCCGGACGACCCTTATGATTTCAACAATGACGAATTCGGCACGCTCAACGAGCCCGTACGGCCGAAGGCGGTGGCGGCCGCCGACCGCATCGAGCCGTCGCTCGATCGCGCGGAGCGCCGCATCGTAAGGCCGCCGTCGATCGTCATAGATGACGACGATCCGCCCTTCGACATCGACGAACGGCCCGCCGGAATCCTGCCGGACGACGAGGACGACGACGTCGCCGCCGATTGGGCCCCGAAAGCCGCGCCTCCGAAGAGCATGATCGCGAAGGCGGGATCGCGCGTCGTCGCACCGGCGCCGCGGCCGAAGAGCGGCCAGCGCGTCGAGCGCGAGGCGCAACGCTCCTTCGTCGACGAGGACGATTTCGCGCTTCCGCCGATCCATTTCCTCGCGGAACCGAAAAACGTCGCACGCGATGCCTCGCTTTCGGCAGACGCACTCGAGCAGAATGCCCGGATGTTGGAAGGCGTGCTCGAGGATTTCGGCGTCAAGGGCGAGATCATCCACGTCCGCCCGGGCCCGGTCGTAACGCTCTATGAGCTGGAACCGGCACCCGGCATCAAGTCGTCTCGCGTCATCGGACTTGCCGACGATATCGCCCGTTCGATGAGTGCGATCGCCGCCCGTGTCGCCGTCGTGCCGGGCCGCAACGCCATCGGCATCGAACTGCCCAACCAGCGGCGCGAAATGGTGTATCTGCGCGAAATGATCGGCTCGCGCGATTTCGAGACGACCAAGACCAAGCTCGCCATGGCGCTCGGCAAGACGATCGGCGGCGAACCGGTGATCGCCGACCTCGCCAAGATGCCGCATCTGCTCGTCGCCGGCACCACCGGCTCGGGTAAATCGGTGGCGATCAATACCATGATCCTGTCGCTGCTCTACCGGCTCACCCCGGAACAATGCCGGCTGATCATGATCGATCCGAAGATGCTGGAACTCTCCGTCTATGACGGCATTCCGCACTTGCTCTCGCCGGTCGTGACCGACCCGAAGAAAGCGGTCGTGGCGTTGAAATGGACCGTCCGCGAGATGGAGGAACGCTACAAGAAGATGTCGAAGATCGGCGTGCGCAACATCGACGGCTTCAACAGCCGCGTCGAGCAGGCGCTCGCCAAGGGCGAGGCGATCACCCGCACCGTCCAGACCGGGTTCGACCGCCAGACCGGCGAGGCGATCTACGAGACGGAAGAGTTCGACCTTTCGCCGATGCCCTACATCGTCGTGATCATCGACGAGATGGCCGACCTGATGATGGTAGCCGGCAAGGACATCGAAGGCGCCGTGCAGCGGCTCGCCCAGATGGCGCGCGCGGCCGGCATTCATGTCATCATGGCAACGCAGCGCCCCTCGGTCGATGTCATCACCGGTACGATCAAGGCGAACTTCCCGACCCGCATCTCCTTCCAGGTGACGTCGAAGATCGACAGCCGCACGATCCTCGGAGAGCAGGGGGCGGAGCAACTGCTCGGCCAGGGCGACATGCTCTACATGGCCGGCGGCGGGCGCATCCAGCGCGTGCACGGCCCCTTCGTTTCCGACACGGAAGTCGAGGAGGTCGTGGCCTATCTGAAGACTCAGGGGACGCCGCAATATCTCGACGCGATCACTGAGGACGACGAGGAGGACGGCGAGGGTCCGGCCGGCACGTCCAATCTGGCCGATTCCGAGGATCCTTATGACCAGGCGGTGGCGATCGTACTGCGCGACGGCAAGGCTTCGACCTCCTATGTGCAGCGGCGGCTCGGAATAGGTTATAATCGGGCAGCCTCGCTGATCGAGAGGATGGAACAGGAGGGGATCATCGGCCCGGCTAACCACGCCGGCAAGCGCGAGATCCTGGTGCCGACGGAAGCGGAGATTTCCGGCCGCTGA